One stretch of Pigmentiphaga aceris DNA includes these proteins:
- a CDS encoding amino acid ABC transporter ATP-binding protein, which yields MIAFKQVSKWYGAYQALANIDAQVARGEVVVVCGPSGSGKSTLIRTVNRLESIQDGTIEFDGKDVNAPGIDINRFRSQVGFVFQSFNLFPHLSVAENIALAPTTVLRKSKREARERAVALLDRVGLAAKVDAYPGQLSGGQQQRVAIARALAMDPPAMLFDEPTSALDPEMVGEVLQVMKQLAREGMTMMCVTHEMGFAREVADRVWFMDHGAIVETGSPDAFFSTPQSARAQKFLSDLRSH from the coding sequence ATGATTGCATTCAAACAGGTGAGCAAGTGGTATGGCGCTTACCAGGCCCTGGCCAACATCGATGCGCAGGTGGCGCGTGGCGAGGTGGTCGTGGTGTGCGGGCCATCGGGGTCGGGGAAGTCGACACTGATCCGCACGGTCAATCGACTGGAGTCGATCCAGGACGGCACGATCGAGTTCGATGGAAAGGACGTGAACGCGCCGGGCATCGACATCAACCGTTTCCGCAGCCAGGTGGGGTTTGTATTCCAGAGCTTCAATCTGTTCCCGCACTTGTCAGTGGCCGAGAACATTGCGCTTGCGCCCACCACCGTGCTGCGCAAGTCAAAACGGGAAGCGCGCGAGCGCGCGGTGGCGTTGCTGGATCGGGTAGGGCTGGCCGCAAAAGTGGATGCTTATCCCGGCCAGTTGTCGGGCGGCCAGCAGCAGCGTGTGGCCATCGCCCGTGCGCTTGCCATGGACCCACCCGCGATGCTGTTCGATGAGCCGACCAGCGCGCTTGATCCTGAAATGGTCGGTGAGGTCTTGCAGGTCATGAAGCAGCTCGCGCGCGAGGGTATGACCATGATGTGTGTGACCCATGAAATGGGATTCGCACGTGAAGTGGCGGACCGCGTCTGGTTCATGGATCACGGCGCTATTGTTGAAACCGGAAGTCCCGATGCGTTCTTCTCGACACCCCAAAGCGCGCGTGCGCAGAAGTTCCTGTCGGATCTGCGATCGCATTGA
- a CDS encoding amino acid ABC transporter permease — protein sequence MSDIFSILRDHGLLLLVGQYPNGPIGGLALTFALSVLGIALAFPISVVIALARMSPFAWLRWPATTLVYLVRGVPLLMFIFWIYFFLPLLTGHAVSGFSTMLITLVIYQAAYLAEVVRAGIEGLPSGQAEAARAVGLSYGQTMRKVVLPQALYNMVPAMLSQFVSTIKETSLGYVIGVNELTFAASQVNSTLLTKPFEVYAILAATYFILCFALTQLARELERRIARRRAGVVAPVKPALIVASAVSDTPARS from the coding sequence ATGAGCGACATTTTCTCGATTCTGCGGGACCACGGACTGTTGCTGCTGGTCGGCCAGTATCCGAACGGACCGATCGGTGGCCTGGCCTTGACCTTTGCGCTGTCGGTGCTGGGGATTGCGCTGGCGTTTCCGATCTCCGTTGTGATTGCACTGGCGCGCATGAGCCCCTTTGCATGGCTGCGCTGGCCTGCAACCACCTTGGTGTATCTGGTGCGTGGCGTGCCCTTGTTGATGTTCATCTTCTGGATCTACTTCTTCCTGCCGTTGCTGACCGGGCACGCGGTAAGTGGCTTCAGCACCATGCTGATCACGCTGGTGATCTATCAGGCGGCCTATCTGGCGGAAGTGGTCCGTGCCGGCATCGAAGGCTTGCCCAGCGGACAGGCCGAGGCCGCCCGTGCAGTGGGTCTGAGCTACGGGCAGACCATGCGCAAGGTGGTGCTGCCTCAGGCGCTCTACAACATGGTGCCAGCCATGCTGAGCCAGTTCGTATCCACCATCAAAGAGACCTCCCTGGGTTATGTGATCGGGGTGAACGAACTGACGTTTGCTGCCAGCCAGGTCAACAGCACGCTGCTGACAAAACCCTTCGAGGTCTACGCCATTCTGGCTGCGACCTACTTCATTCTGTGCTTTGCGCTGACGCAGCTTGCCCGGGAATTGGAGCGTCGCATTGCGCGTCGTCGAGCGGGTGTGGTCGCGCCGGTCAAGCCTGCATTGATCGTCGCGTCTGCCGTCAGTGACACACCCGCCCGATCCTGA